A window from Primulina huaijiensis isolate GDHJ02 chromosome 11, ASM1229523v2, whole genome shotgun sequence encodes these proteins:
- the LOC140988528 gene encoding protein S40-1-like: MAEEFEESEVIFQENIVDKEGVDIAEECIPAAYLESVNKGKRKKMKLMSEKNFSVPVNIPGNAWFGYAVDSDLDGDDGEMVPPHIIIGRRVAGKMMAFSVCTGYGRTLKGRDLSEVRNSILRKTGFLET, encoded by the coding sequence ATGGCAGAAGAGTTTGAGGAATCTGAAGttatatttcaagaaaatattgtCGATAAAGAAGGAGTTGATATCGCTGAAGAATGTATTCCAGCTGCATATCTAGAATCGGTCAACAAAGGGAAGAGGAAAAAGATGAAGCTGATGAGTGAAAAGAATTTCTCGGTCCCGGTTAACATTCCAGGGAATGCTTGGTTTGGTTACGCGGTGGACTCGGATTTGGACGGTGATGACGGCGAAATGGTGCCGCCGCATATCATCATAGGGCGGCGCGTGGCAGGGAAGATGATGGCGTTTTCCGTCTGTACGGGTTACGGGAGGACTCTCAAGGGAAGGGATTTGAGTGAGGTTCGGAACTCGATTCTGAGGAAGACTGGATTTCTTGAAACGTGA
- the LOC140987136 gene encoding bidirectional sugar transporter SWEET2a-like: MSEDGVGVCSIYTVCSEAAGVAGNLLAFVLFVSPIPTFRRIIINQSTEQFSGLPYIYALLNCLICLWYGVPIVSSGIILIATVNSVGAVFQLVYIAIFIRYADKCRKIKMLGLLLAVFSVFGIIVFLSIRVFQPPNRQLFVGYLSVFSLISMFASPLFVINLVIRTKSVEYMPFFLSLATFLMSAAFFAYGSLKHDAFVSVPNGIGLLLGIVQLVLYSHYSKFSEEASRRPLLESHAQVVCRNF, from the exons ATGTCTGAAGACGGAGTTGGAGTGTGCTCCATTTATACAGTTTGCAGTGAAGCAGCTGGAGTAGCAG GGAACCTCCTAGCTTTTGTGCTGTTTGTGTCACCTAT TCCAACATTTAGAAGAATTATCATAAACCAATCAACAGAACAGTTTTCTGGGCTGCCTTACATATATGCCCTCTTAAACTGTTTAATATGCCTTTGGTACGGAGTGCCCATCGTCTCTTCCGGGATAATATTGATTGCCACTGTCAACTCGGTCGGAGCTGTTTTTCAGTTGGTTTACATTGCCATCTTCATTCGATATGCAGACAAATGCAGAAAG ATAAAGATGCTGGGATTATTGCTGGCTGTCTTTTCTGTCTTTGGGATCATAGTTTTTCTGAGCATTCGAGTTTTTCAACCGCCTAACCGACAACTTTTTGTTGGATATCTCTCCGTTTTTTCGCTCATTTCCATGTTTGCCTCTCCACTATTCGTGATC AATCTGGTTATTAGGACGAAGAGTGTGGAATACATGCCTTTTTTTCTTTCACTTGCGACTTTCTTGATGAGTGCTGCTTTCTTTGCCTATGGATCGCTGAAGCACGACGCATTTGTTTCT GTTCCAAACGGGATAGGATTGCTTCTTGGGATTGTACAGTTAGTTCTATACTCCCATTACAGTAAATTTTCAGAGGAAGCGTCAAGACGGCCATTGCTGGAGTCGCATGCTCAAGTCGTGTGCAGAAACTTTTGA
- the LOC140987147 gene encoding uncharacterized protein, whose protein sequence is MAASPPLILLTSLLLLSSTQSHSLFFSNYRILVSLSHSLASRVATLRDARGDVLGAARARNLARIIERGMGLGFYKLVFNVGWDFLKNFAWSDTMSFGTLAAVLPDLKELLAAVGDFNRINSDAGRVAWIGRNYGNVLRVSKSLFARLLKVFGQSGSTRELLEALQNEVLEGDLLKDCLELGANDLQGLIQVFKDIVSQYAYASTKTEL, encoded by the exons ATGGCGGCTTCTCCGCCGCTTATTCTGTTAACTTCTCTGCTTCTGTTGTCTAGTACGCAGTCTCATTCCTTATTCTTCTCCAATTACCGCATCCTCGTATCCCTCTCCCATTCCCTCGCTTCCCGCGTAGCTACCCTCAGAGATGCTCGCGGAGACGTTCTTGGCGCGGCGCGGGCCAGGAATCTGGCTCGGATAATCGAGCGTGGGATGGGCCTTGGATTCTACAAGCTTGTTTTCAATGTGGGATGGGATTTTCTAAAGAATTTCGCTTGGAGTGATACAATGTCATTTGGAACCCTAGCCGCCGTTCTGCCGGATCTGAAGGAGTTGTTAGCGGCTGTAGGCGACTTTAATCGCATCAACTCGGACGCGGGGAGGGTGGCCTGGATAGGTCGAAATTACGGGAATGTCCTACGGGTTTCTAAGTCGCTCTTCGCACGACTGCTGAAAGTTTTTGGTCAATCC GGGTCGACACGTGAATTGTTGGAGGCGCTGCAGAATGAAGTTTTGGAGGGTGATTTGCTAAAGGACTGCCTTGAATTGGGTGCTAATGACCTCCAGGGTTTGATTCAAGTTTTCAAGGACATTGTTAGTCAATATGCTTATGCCTCAACGAAGACTGAGCTGTGA
- the LOC140988977 gene encoding protein NRT1/ PTR FAMILY 4.5-like has translation MYPKTMQGKTKFVEGKVDWKGNTARKDKHGGMGVSSLVLGTFAFEHMATFGLAVNLVTYYTGVMHFSIADAATQLTNLLGTSYIITIGVAFLADTYIGRFKAVLVAASVEFLGLGLLALQAHYPKLKPPLCSIYEKNSHCVQVGGTKAALLFVGLYSAAVGFGGIKAALPSHGADQFDDKDPKEEGQRSSFFNWLLLARCLGGAISLTVFVWIQDNKGWDWGFFASTMAMFCGLVIFATGLPWYRIHVINGSSALSAIVQVYVAATRNRNLILPDDFSDLYEINKDMEAVNQPEVLPHTNAFRFLDKAAILTPSTQNSERPNPWKLCRVTQVENAKIILNIVPIFCCTTIMTLCLAQLQTFSIQQGITMDTRIKKFDIPPASISVLPVLFLIIGVPLYDRIFVPFARKLTGIPTGITYLQRVGVGLILSSLSMAAAAIMEVKRKRVARDYNMLDSIPLLQPPLPISVFWLSFQYFIFGVADMFTYVGLLEFFYSQAPKDLKSLSSCFFWSSMALGYFLSTITVKIVNGVTKNITSSGGWLAGNNINRGHLNLFYWLLSFLSLINFCIYLWVSSRYKYRKVIPESANESSRVHELQIVQE, from the exons ATGTACCCAAAAACTATGCAGGGGAAGACTAAATTTGTTGAAGGGAAGGTGGATTGGAAAGGAAACACTGCTCGAAAAGATAAGCATGGTGGAATGGGTGTCTCATCACTCGTTCTAG GGACGTTTGCGTTCGAGCACATGGCTACTTTCGGCTTAGCAGTAAACCTGGTGACATACTATACGGGGGTGATGCACTTTAGCATAGCCGATGCAGCGACTCAACTGACAAACTTGTTGGGAACTAGTTACATTATAACCATCGGTGTGGCCTTTCTAGCAGATACATATATTGGCAGATTCAAAGCGGTTCTTGTAGCAGCTTCTGTCGAGTTTCTG ggACTTGGGCTGCTAGCTCTGCAAGCTCATTATCCAAAACTCAAGCCACCTCTCTGCAGCATATATGAGAAAAACTCTCATTGTGTTCAAGTCGGTGGAACCAAAGCTGCGCTCTTGTTTGTTGGTCTTTATTCCGCAGCCGTTGGGTTTGGAGGAATAAAAGCTGCATTGCCATCACATGGTGCTGACCAGTTCGATGATAAGGATCCGAAGGAGGAGGGACAGAGGTCGAGTTTCTTTAACTGGTTGCTATTGGCAAGATGCTTAGGAGGTGCTATTAGTCTCACTGTTTTTGTTTGGATCCAAGATAACAAAGGGTGGGATTGGGGTTTCTTTGCGAGCACGATGGCTATGTTCTGTGGGTTAGTAATCTTCGCTACTGGGTTACCATGGTATCGTATCCATGTAATAAATGGGAGTAGTGCCCTCTCTGCAATAGTACAG GTGTATGTTGCAGCCACCCGGAACAGAAACCTTATACTTCCTGATGACTTCAGTGACTTGTATGAGATCAATAAAGACATGGAAGCAGTGAATCAACCAGAAGTTTTACCGCACACAAATGCTTTCAG GTTTCTTGATAAAGCAGCTATCCTGACTCCTTCAACACAAAACTCGGAAAGGCCGAATCCATGGAAACTCTGTCGAGTGACGCAAGTCGAAAATgcaaaaataatactaaacatTGTTCCAATCTTTTGCTGCACCACCATCATGACCCTTTGCTTGGCTCAGCTTCAAACCTTCTCCATCCAACAGGGAATAACAATGGACACaaggataaaaaaatttgatataccACCTGCATCGATATCAGTCCTCCCTGTCTTGTTTCTAATAATCGGCGTTCCACTGTACGATCGAATATTTGTTCCATTTGCACGAAAACTCACTGGCATTCCCACAGGAATAACGTATCTTCAACGAGTTGGAGTCGGGCTCATCCTATCCTCACTGTCAATGGCCGCAGCTGCGATAATGGAGGTAAAGCGCAAACGAGTTGCAAGGGATTACAACATGCTTGACTCAATCCCGTTGCTTCAGCCGCCACTTCCAATCAGCGTTTTCTGGCTATCGTTCCAGTACTTCATATTCGGAGTAGCAGACATGTTTACATACGTTGGGCTCCTCGAATTCTTCTATTCCCAGGCCCCGAAAGATCTCAAATCGTTATCGAGCTGTTTCTTTTGGAGTTCAATGGCGCTTGGGTACTTCCTTAGCACCATAACTGTGAAGATAGTTAACGGTGTTACAAAGAATATCACCAGTAGTGGGGGATGGCTGGCAGGAAATAACATCAACCGTGGCCATTTGAATCTGTTCTATTGGCTGCTTTCTTTCTTGAGCTTGATCAATTTTTGCATCTACCTGTGGGTCTCAAGTAGGTACAAGTACAGGAAAGTGATCCCCGAAAGTGCAAATGAGAGCAGCAGGGTTCATGAGCTGCAGATTGTTCAAGAATAG
- the LOC140987328 gene encoding GDSL esterase/lipase At5g45670-like: MGGGIQRWMLVVITFVAVFAVNMAAADPQVPCYFIFGDSLVDNGNNNNIQSLARANYLPYGIDFPAGPTGRFSNGKTTVDVIAELLGFDDYIPPYATARGQQLLRGVNFASAAAGIRRETGQQLGARIDFSGQVNNYKNTVSQIVSILGDENTAANYLSKCIFSIGVGSNDYLNNYFMPNYYSTSRQYTPQQYADVLIQQYSQQLTTLYNFGARKFALIGIGQIGCSPNALAQNSPDGTTCVQRINSANQIFNNKLKGLVGNLNQNTRDARFIYIDAYGIFQDLISSPASFGFRVTNAGCCGVGRNNGQITCLPFQPACRNRNEYLFWDAFHPTEAANIVVGRRSYRAAKASDAYPYDISRLAQS; encoded by the exons ATGGGTGGTGGGATTCAGAGATGGATGCTGGTGGTTATCACGTTCGTAGCCGTTTTTGCCGTAAATATGGCTGCGGCGGATCCTCAGGTCCCGTGTTACTTTATATTCGGTGATTCCTTAGTGGACAATGGTAACAACAATAATATTCAGTCACTGGCCAGAGCTAATTATCTGCCATACGGAATTGATTTTCCTGCGGGCCCAACTGGAAGGTTTTCCAATGGTAAAACCACCGTTGATGTCATTG CTGAGCTACTAGGCTTTGATGATTACATCCCGCCATACGCCACCGCCCGTGGCCAGCAATTACTCCGGGGAGTAAACTTTGCATCTGCTGCTGCCGGAATCAGACGGGAAACCGGCCAGCAATTG GGTGCCCGAATCGATTTTTCGGGACAAGTAAACAACTACAAGAACACAGTTTCGCAGATTGTGAGCATACTCGGTGACGAAAACACTGCTGCAAATTATCTGAGCAAGTGCATTTTCTCCATTGGAGTAGGCAGTAATGACTACCTTAACAACTATTTCATGCCTAATTATTACTCTACCAGCCGCCAGTACACGCCTCAACAATATGCCGACGTTCTCATTCAACAGTATTCCCAGCAATTAACG ACTTTGTATAACTTTGGAGCTAGGAAGTTTGCTTTGATCGGAATAGGCCAAATCGGGTGCAGCCCAAATGCATTGGCACAAAACAGCCCCGATGGAACCACATGCGTGCAAAGAATCAACAGTGCAAACCAAATATTTAACAATAAACTCAAGGGACTGGTTGGTAACCTTAACCAGAATACAAGGGATGCTAGGTTTATCTACATCGACGCCTACggaatttttcaagatttgatTAGCAGTCCTGCATCATTCG GGTTTAGGGTGACGAATGCTGGATGCTGCGGTGTGGGGAGGAACAATGGACAAATAACATGTCTCCCGTTTCAACCCGCATGCCGAAACCGAAACGAGTATCTGTTCTGGGACGCATTTCATCCAACGGAAGCCGCAAATATTGTCGTCGGTAGGCGATCATATCGTGCTGCTAAGGCATCCGATGCATATCCCTACGACATCAGTCGCTTAGCTCAATCCTAG
- the LOC140988830 gene encoding MACPF domain-containing protein CAD1-like, translating to MDFPKKSISSPAVPENSLITTLCNSIQALGRGFDVTSDIRLLYCKGAPGSRLVHIDEEATKDLEISESCAIRDVSVDIECSLGHSSNEETPVFSFHEMAKYFNEKSDIPGHVPLGSFNAMFNFTGSWQLDAAATQSLAMVGYIIPLYTVKLTNPNLILREEVKSAVPYSWDPASLASFIENYGTHIVTSATIGGRDVVYIRQHQPSPLSMSDIEMYVKDIGEQRFSDSKGYTSSGALKYKDKDVTVIFRRRGGDDLEQSYGKWARTVEGAPDVINMTFMPIVSLLEGVPGIKHLARAIELYLEYKPPIEDLQYFLDFQIPRVWAPEQNNLQRKGPVCSSLQLSLMGPKLYINPDQVTVGRKPVTGLKLSLDGSKQNRLSINLQHLVSLPKILQPHWDSHMAIGAPKWQGPEEQDSRWFEPIKWKKFSHVSTAPIEYTDTCIGDLSGVHIVTGAQLGVWDFGAKSVLHLKLLFSKVPGCTLRRSVWDHSPSNLSAAQNLDGSSTSLSNEKGDGPSIFGKLAKIVDMTEMLKGPQDIPGHWLVTGAKLGVDKGKIVLRVKNSLLNY from the exons ATGGATTTTCCGAAGAAGAGCATCAGTAGCCCCGCAGTTCCAGAAAACTCACTGATCACCACTCTCTGCAACTCAATCCAAGCACTAGGACGAGGTTTTGACGTCACCTCTGACATCAGGTTGCTTTATTGTAAAGGAGCCCCTGGCTCTAGGTTAGTGCATATTGATGAAGAAGCCACCAAGGATCTTGAAATCTCTGAATCTTGTGCAATCCGAGATGTTTCTGTTGACATCGAGTGTTCCTTAGGCCATAGCTCTAATGAAGAGACCCCTGTTTTTAGTTTCCacgag ATGGCTAAGTATTTCAACGAAAAATCAGATATACCTGGTCATGTACCGCTTGGAAGCTTCAATGCCATGTTTAACTTCACTGGCTCTTGGCAGCTTGATGCAGCAGCTACACAATCCCTCGCAATGGTCGGATATATTATTCCCTTATATACGGTCAAACTAACAAATCCCAATTTAATTTTGCGGGAAGAAGTTAAAAGTGCTGTTCCATATTCCTGGGATCCTGCATCCTTGGCAAG CTTTATTGAAAACTATGGCACCCATATCGTTACCTCCGCAACTATTGGCGGAAGGGATGTTGTCTACATTAGACAGCACCAGCCATCGCCATTATCAATGTCAGATATTGAAATGTACGTGAAAGACATTGGGGAGCAGAGGTTCTCAGATTCAAAGGGTTACACGAGTTCTGGTGCCTTAAAATACAAGGACAAG GACGTTACCGTCATTTTCAGAAGGAGAGGAGGAGATGACCTTGAACAGAGCTATGGCAAGTGGGCCAGGACCGTAGAAGGAGCGCCTGATGTTATCAACATGACATTTATGCCCATTGTGTCTTTGCTTGAAGGAGTGCCTGGAATAAAACACTTAGCTCGTGCTATTGAGTTGTACTTGGAGT ATAAGCCGCCTATCGAGGATCTCCAGTATTTCTTGGATTTCCAAATTCCTCGGGTTTGGGCTCCTGAGCAGAACAACCTACAAAGGAAGGGACCCGTGTGTTCATCTCTCCAGCTCAGTTTAATGGGTCCTAAGCTTTATATAAACCCTGATCAG GTTACTGTAGGACGGAAGCCTGTCACGGGGCTCAAGCTCAGCCTGGATGGTAGCAAGCAAAATCGTCTTTCTATAAACCTGCAACATCTAGTGTCTCTTCCCAAAATTCTTCAACCCCATTGGGACTCCCACATGGCTATAGGTGCACCAAAGTGGCAAGGACCCGAAGAGCAGGATAGCAGATGGTTTGAACCAATTAAGTGGAAAAAATTCTCGCATGTAAGCACTGCACCAATAGAGTACACAGATACATGCATCGGAGATCTTTCTGGCGTTCATATTGTCACCGGGGCTCAGCTAGGTGTATGGGATTTTGGGGCGAAAAGTGTACTTCACCTTAAACTCCTCTTTTCCAAAGTACCAGGATGTACTTTGAGGCGATCTGTGTGGGATCATAGTCCCTCGAATCTATCTGCTGCACAAAACCTCGATGGCTCGTCTACATCATTATCAAACGAAAAAGGGGACGGTCCCAGCATATTTGGAAAACTGGCCAAAATTGTGGATATGACGGAAATGTTGAAAGGGCCCCAAGATATTCCAGGGCACTGGTTGGTAACTGGAGCCAAGCTTGGAGTTGATAAAGGGAAAATTGTTTTACGTGTAAAGAACTCTCTGCTGAACTACTGA
- the LOC140987210 gene encoding eukaryotic translation initiation factor 4E-2-like isoform X2: protein MVEEMEKMVTKEGVENSSSINNAGEGSEAEEGAIFSGDLDDAEVAKALAPPPPRHSLEHAWTFWFDNPSAKQKQATWGSSIRPLYIFSSVEDFWSVYNNIHHPSKLAVGADFHCFKNKIEPKWEDPLCSNGGKWTACFYRGKSDTSWLYTLLAMIGEQFDYGDEICGAVVNVRTKQEKIALWTKNAANEAAQLSIGRQWKEFLGYKDAIGFIFHVRFPVTQLGRGKEA, encoded by the exons ATGGTCGAAGAAATGGAGAAAATGGTTACAAAAGAGGGGGTGGAGAATTCATCATCAATCAACAACGCAGGAGAGGGGTCTGAGGCGGAGGAAGGGGCGATCTTCTCCGGAGATTTAGACGATGCGGAGGTGGCGAAGGCCTTGGCGCCTCCTCCTCCGAGGCATTCTTTAGAACATGCGTGGACATTTTGGTTTGATAACCCGTCCGCCAAACAAAAGCAAGCCACTTGGGGAAGCTCCATTCGCCCTCTCTACATATTTTCCTCCGTCGAAGACTTCTGGAG CGTTTACAACAATATACACCATCCTAGCAAGCTGGCTGTGGGAGCGGACTTTcattgtttcaaaaataaaattgagcCAAAATGGGAAGATCCTCTTTGTTCCAACGGGGGAAAGTGGACCGCGTGTTTTTATAGGGGTAAATCTGACACTTCTTGGCTTTACAcg TTGCTAGCAATGATTGGAGAACAATTTGATTATGGAGATGAAATATGTGGAGCAGTTGTCAATGTCCGAACGAAGCAGGAGAAAATAGCTCTGTGGACAAAGAATGCTGCAAATGAAGCTGCCCAG CTAAGCATCGGAAGACAATGGAAAGAGTTTTTGGGTTATAAGGATGCCATAGGTTTCATATTCCATGTAAGATTCCCAGTTACTCAGCTGG GAAGAGGCAAAGAGGCTTGA
- the LOC140987470 gene encoding subtilisin-like protease SBT5.6, translated as MKTNNYLFVLFSVLVLHVSCISCAERQVYIVYLGEHSGTKTFQEIEDIHHSYLHAVKGSKEEAKKCIIYSYKNVINGFSALLSPEEGGMLSDMDGVISVFRSHPRNNRLHTTRSWDFINLLEANWDPTRVNGEQFLSRAGYGKDVIVGVLDSGVWPESASFSDEGMDPVPATWNGTCEEGVAFNSSTCNRKLIGARYYLKGYEAIYGSLDPTTDLQSPRDIYGHGTHTASTIGGRRVDNAAAIGGVGNGTASGGAPLVRLAVYKVCWLVSHQIPAEGNTCLDDDILAAFDDAIADGVQVISASLGRSRAVPYYEDGIAIGALHAAKRDIVVVCSAGNNGPAASTVTNVAPWIITVGASSIDRVFSSPVVLGNNVVLEGQSITPFQKGTYPLVYAGDVEIPGSTTNTTTGLCGNGTLSPSLVHGKAVFCWSGDTLEALEVQRAGGIATVLGNFYDGIGVVGRPYLIPGTVILSNETYGLFNYTETDQAPSATLIPTRTLIGTVPAPFMAPFSSRGPNLIEPNILKPDITAPGLNILAAWTEAASPLNVPSDNRVVKFQIDSGTSMSCPHVSAAAALLKAIHPDWSSAAIRSALMTTAKLTNNAGNQITDPLGNPATPFDYGAGHIQPSKAADPGLVYDASYTDYLLFLCNNRSNIFDPSFTCPDDVPSPSNLNYPSLSINGLTGSLSVTRSVTNVGMKNSLYSVTLDPPPGYEVEISPQTLKFSSLGEKQTFTIKVTAGTNATEFIYSYGWYSWSDGIHLVTSPILMV; from the exons ATGAAAACGAATAATTATCTGTTCGTTCTTTTCTCCGTTTTAGTTTTGCATGTCTCATGCATTTCCTGTGCTGAACGACAG GTCTATATAGTGTACCTTGGAGAGCATAGCGGCACCAAAACTTTTCAAGAAATCGAAGACATTCATCATTCGTACTTGCACGCCGTAAAGGGTTCGAAAGAAGAAGcgaaaaaatgtataatttacAGCTACAAGAACGTTATAAATGGTTTCTCAGCCTTGCTATCTCCGGAAGAAGGCGGCATGTTATCGG ATATGGATGGGGTAATTTCGGTGTTTCGTAGTCACCCCAGAAATAATAGGCTTCACACGACAAGATCATGGGATTTCATTAACTTGCTCGAAGCAAATTGGGATCCTACACGAGTCAATGGAGAACAATTTCTAAGTAGAGCTGGTTATGGAAAGGATGTCATTGTTGGGGTACTGGATAGCG GCGTATGGCCGGAGTCGGCTAGTTTCAGCGACGAAGGAATGGATCCTGTTCCAGCAACCTGGAATGGGACTTGTGAGGAGGGTGTTGCCTTCAATTCATCTACTTGTAATAG AAAATTAATCGGAGCTCGCTACTACTTGAAGGGTTACGAGGCAATATATGGTTCCCTGGACCCGACAACAGACTTACAATCACCCAGGGACATATATGGCCACGGAACTCATACAGCATCGACCATAGGTGGACGTAGAGTGGACAATGCCGCCGCAATCGGTGGGGTTGGCAACGGAACTGCTTCCGGGGGAGCCCCACTAGTGCGCTTGGCCGTCTATAAAGTCTGTTGGCTGGTCTCCCACCAAATCCCCGCAGAGGGCAACACCTGCCTAGACGATGACATTCTAGCTGCGTTCGACGACGCAATCGCGGATGGGGTACAAGTGATCAGTGCGTCCCTTGGTAGGTCCAGAGCCGTGCCATACTATGAAGATGGCATTGCTATAGGAGCATTACATGCGGCGAAACGGGACATTGTGGTAGTTTGCAGCGCTGGAAACAATGGTCCTGCTGCGTCTACAGTGACGAATGTAGCGCCATGGATCATCACCGTTGGGGCGAGTAGCATCGATCGAGTCTTTTCCTCGCCTGTCGTGCTTGGAAACAATGTGGTTTTGGAG GGGCAATCAATTACTCCATTTCAAAAGGGGACCTATCCACTCGTTTATGCAGGAGACGTCGAGATTCCAGGCTCAACAACCAATACAACCACCGG ACTTTGCGGTAATGGTACACTTTCGCCATCGCTTGTACACGGAAAAGCAGTTTTTTGTTGGAGCGGAGATACTTTAGAAGCATTAGAAGTTCAGAGGGCGGGTGGCATAGCAACCGTCCTTGGAAATTTTTACGATGGAATAGGAGTCGTGGGCAGACCTTATTTAATTCCAGGAACCGTAATCCTTTCAAATGAAACTTATGGGCTTTTCAATTACACCGAGACTGATCAAGCGCCATCTGCAACGTTGATTCCAACCAGGACTTTAATCGGCACTGTACCAGCACCATTCATGGCCCCTTTCAGTTCTAGAGGCCCTAACTTGATCGAACCCAATATCCTTAAG CCTGATATTACAGCTCCAGGACTGAATATATTGGCAGCTTGGACCGAAGCAGCTTCTCCTCTAAACGTGCCTTCTGATAATCGAGTAGTTAAGTTCCAAATAGATTCTGGAACATCCATGTCTTGCCCTCATGTTTCAGCAGCTGCTGCACTTCTTAAAGCCATACATCCTGATTGGAGCAGTGCTGCAATAAGATCCGCGCTCATGACAACTG CAAAACTAACCAACAACGCAGGCAACCAAATAACAGATCCACTTGGAAATCCAGCGACTCCATTCGACTATGGGGCAGGCCACATCCAGCCATCAAAAGCTGCAGATCCTGGACTTGTCTACGATGCTTCCTACACCGATTATCTCCTCTTCCTCTGCAACAATAGAAGCAACATATTCGATCCATCTTTCACCTGTCCCGATGATGTACCTTCTCCAAGCAATTTAAACTACCCATCACTATCGATAAACGGTCTGACCGGATCTTTATCTGTCACCAGAAGTGTCACAAATGTAGGCATGAAAAACTCTTTGTATTCGGTGACACTGGACCCCCCTCCAGGTTACGAGGTTGAAATCAGCCCACAAACTCTAAAATTCAGTAGCCTTGGTGAAAAGCAGACCTTCACTATCAAGGTCACGGCGGGAACCAACGCCACCGAGTTTATCTATTCATACGGTTGGTACAGTTGGAGTGACGGGATTCATCTGGTGACAAGTCCTATATTAATGGTGTGA
- the LOC140987210 gene encoding eukaryotic translation initiation factor 4E-2-like isoform X1: MVEEMEKMVTKEGVENSSSINNAGEGSEAEEGAIFSGDLDDAEVAKALAPPPPRHSLEHAWTFWFDNPSAKQKQATWGSSIRPLYIFSSVEDFWSVYNNIHHPSKLAVGADFHCFKNKIEPKWEDPLCSNGGKWTACFYRGKSDTSWLYTLLAMIGEQFDYGDEICGAVVNVRTKQEKIALWTKNAANEAAQLSIGRQWKEFLGYKDAIGFIFHEEAKRLDRGAKNRYTV, encoded by the exons ATGGTCGAAGAAATGGAGAAAATGGTTACAAAAGAGGGGGTGGAGAATTCATCATCAATCAACAACGCAGGAGAGGGGTCTGAGGCGGAGGAAGGGGCGATCTTCTCCGGAGATTTAGACGATGCGGAGGTGGCGAAGGCCTTGGCGCCTCCTCCTCCGAGGCATTCTTTAGAACATGCGTGGACATTTTGGTTTGATAACCCGTCCGCCAAACAAAAGCAAGCCACTTGGGGAAGCTCCATTCGCCCTCTCTACATATTTTCCTCCGTCGAAGACTTCTGGAG CGTTTACAACAATATACACCATCCTAGCAAGCTGGCTGTGGGAGCGGACTTTcattgtttcaaaaataaaattgagcCAAAATGGGAAGATCCTCTTTGTTCCAACGGGGGAAAGTGGACCGCGTGTTTTTATAGGGGTAAATCTGACACTTCTTGGCTTTACAcg TTGCTAGCAATGATTGGAGAACAATTTGATTATGGAGATGAAATATGTGGAGCAGTTGTCAATGTCCGAACGAAGCAGGAGAAAATAGCTCTGTGGACAAAGAATGCTGCAAATGAAGCTGCCCAG CTAAGCATCGGAAGACAATGGAAAGAGTTTTTGGGTTATAAGGATGCCATAGGTTTCATATTCCAT GAAGAGGCAAAGAGGCTTGACAGAGGTGCCAAGAATCGTTACACTGTGTAG